A portion of the Alloyangia pacifica genome contains these proteins:
- a CDS encoding hydroxymethylglutaryl-CoA lyase, producing MTQVTLEGFPERVRIVDVGPRDGLQAWPAPVPTDVKIEMINGLIAAGVPQLEVTSFVAPRAVPNMADAAEVMAAIDRSHGAELTALVPNARGAARAIEAGVDAMVVFLSASESHNQANVNCSRDVSLAAAAEIARMGQEAGIAVYGAIATAFGCPFEGEVPVADIVHVAKTYADNGITRISLGDTTGMATPRLVQDRCRALAAEVPQADVALHFHNTRGVGLACAHAGLREGITRYEASVAGIGGCPFAPGATGNICTEDLVYLLHESGVETGIDLEALIDVARRTEAALGQKLPGQVMKAGPRLRQYRRDEVRSSSGSRA from the coding sequence ATGACACAGGTCACGCTGGAGGGATTCCCCGAAAGAGTGCGGATCGTGGACGTGGGCCCCCGCGACGGGCTGCAGGCCTGGCCGGCCCCGGTTCCGACAGATGTGAAGATCGAGATGATCAACGGGCTGATCGCGGCGGGCGTGCCGCAGCTCGAGGTCACCTCCTTTGTCGCGCCGCGCGCGGTGCCGAACATGGCCGATGCCGCCGAGGTCATGGCCGCGATCGACCGCAGCCACGGTGCCGAGCTGACCGCGCTGGTACCCAATGCCCGCGGCGCCGCCCGCGCCATCGAGGCCGGGGTCGATGCGATGGTGGTGTTCCTCTCGGCCTCCGAGAGCCACAACCAGGCCAACGTAAACTGCTCCCGCGACGTGTCGCTGGCCGCCGCGGCCGAGATCGCCCGGATGGGGCAGGAGGCGGGCATCGCCGTCTACGGCGCCATTGCCACGGCCTTCGGCTGCCCCTTCGAGGGGGAAGTCCCGGTCGCCGACATCGTGCATGTCGCCAAGACTTATGCCGACAACGGTATCACCCGGATCTCGCTGGGCGATACCACCGGCATGGCAACGCCGCGTTTGGTGCAGGACCGCTGCCGGGCGCTGGCCGCCGAGGTGCCGCAGGCCGACGTTGCCTTGCATTTCCACAATACCCGGGGCGTTGGTCTTGCCTGCGCCCATGCCGGCCTGCGCGAGGGGATCACCCGCTATGAGGCGAGCGTCGCCGGGATCGGCGGCTGCCCCTTTGCCCCCGGTGCGACAGGCAATATCTGCACGGAGGATCTTGTCTACCTGCTGCACGAGAGCGGCGTGGAGACGGGCATCGACCTCGAGGCGCTGATCGATGTCGCGCGGCGCACCGAGGCGGCACTGGGCCAGAAACTTCCCGGACAGGTCATGAAGGCCGGCCCACGCCTGCGCCAGTACCGACGCGACGAGGTCCGCTCGTCGAGCGGGAGCCGCGCATGA